From the Planctomycetaceae bacterium genome, the window TGTACTTGGCCTCGTCGAGCGGCAACCAGGCGTCTGGCTTGTCTATCAAGTGTCGGATTTCATCTGCATGCGGAGCCACGTTGACGTTGTCCAGCGGCACGTCACGAAGCATGGCCCTGAGCGCGTTGCACTCGCATTGGGCCAATTCCGCCTCGCCACGGCCGGCTAATATCTCCATTGCCTCCACTCGCAGCCGGAACGTCCGCGTCGGCAGCGGCTCGGCTGCTGGTGTCTCTCCGTGGCCGGCAGGATTGACCTGAAAGTAGGCGAAGTTGTCCCAGTGATCTATGATCAGGAAGTCTTTCTTCGCCTTCCCCGAAAGCGGGTCCTTCCATGGGCGAGTGCCCCGGCCGATCATCTGCCAGAACTTTACTTGGCTGAAAACCGGCTTGGCGAAGACGAGATTGCGAATCGCCGGCACATCAATGCCGGTGTCCAGCATGTCCACAGAGATGGCGACACGTGGGAAATCCCGATTCTTGAAATCGTCGAGCGTCTTGTCGGCCCTCTCCATGCGGCTGTCGATCACCTTGGCAAGGCCTCGCCGCTGGAGGTCGGGATAGAGTCGATTGAAGCTCTGGTACAGTTCGAGAGCGTGATTGTGGCTTACCGCGAAGATGATGGTCTTGCCGGGTAGCGTACCCACCGCATCCTTGATGGAGACATCCATAAACTCCCGGACGATGGCGTCATTTGTACCGGTGTTGGTAATTCGTTTTTCGAAGTCAGTTCCCTCAAAATCCAACTCCGATGGCTCAATCCCCTGTTCCTTAAGCTCCTTAGCGATCTCAGGGGGAAGTGTTCCGGGCTTCAGCCCCTCCACCTGGAATCCGGTCTTGGCGACGTGAACCGGGCGGTATGGGACCAAGTGGCCATCATGAATGGCCTCGTCATAGCTGTAGTGGAAGGTGGGCAGGCCATCCTCGCACTCAAACAACTCGAACGTGTTGTGATCGATGAAATCGGTTGGTGTGGCTGTAAGTCCGACATGAATAGAGTCGAAGTGATCAAGGATCGCCTTGTATCGGTTGTATATCGAGCGATGGCTCTCATCAGCTACAATCAGGTCGAAGTAGCCCGGCGAGAGCCGCTGGTATGTCGCCATCATGCCGGGGTAGGTGGCGGCCAGGACGCGAGCGGCAGGATCGACTTCTCCAGATTCAACCCATCCGCGCGGCACCTGGGGCAGATGCTCCTTAAAGGCATCTAGAGCCTGCTTGACCAGCTCGCGGCGGTCAGCCAAGAACAGCACCCGCTGAATCCATTTTCGGCGCAAGAGCAGTTCGATGAGAGCGATCACCGTCCGGGTCTTGCCCGTTCCCGTCGCCATCACCAACAGGAAACGGCGGCGCGACGTTTCAATTCGTTCGGCGATAGTCTTAATCGCCTCTATTTGGTAGGCGCGACCGGCAATATTCACATCCACATCGGCTCCACCGAGTGGCTGCCTATAGCTCCGAATGAATCGCAGTCGGTCGAGATCCCCTGGTGAGTAGAACCCGCTCACCTTTCGCGGCGGGTAGAGAGAACTGTCCCAGAACCATATCTCATTGCCATTTGCCAGGAAGACAAACGGTTCTGTACCACAGTCGGCTGCGATCCGGCGCGCGTAATCAGCCGCCTGCCGTTCGCCTTCCAGAGCGCTGCGGCTGCTGCGCTTCGCTTCGACGATGGCGATTGGCGCCTTTTGTTGGTCCAACAGTGCATAGTCAGCAAACTCGGTGCAGTCGCCTTCAACGGTTGCCTTGAGGACAAACTCCTCAAGCAGCCGCTGACTGCGAGGCAGCCAACCAGCAGACCGCAGCTGCTGGTCAATGCGATTGGATCGAGTGTATGATTCCTGCTCCATAGCGCCCGATGCTCTCAGCTTGGTTGCATCCCATTGTTCGTATCTGTGTGTTGCCTAATAACGGTCACGGGTGCTCCTTCCCAGCCGGATCGTCCTTGGACTCGCTGGCCAGCTTCGGAAACAACATCTTCCACCTTTGCGTCTCACCAGGAAGAGGAAGCATCCATCGCTTCTCCATGAAGCTGAGCAGTTTCATTCCACGAGCACAGATCTGGGCAGGCCCCCAGATGGCTTCCGCTGCGACCTCAATTTCCGAGTGTGACCCGTCAGCATAGCCGTTACGCGCCTTGCTGCCATCGGTGTGGAACTGCGGCCGCTTCTTCTCCTCAAAGCTGTCGTTTTGCAGCGACGAGTTGATTGCAGATGAGAGAAGCAGCAGATTTCCCAGGCTGCACTTGTAGGCTGACTGCGCGATCTCATCCAACCCTTGAAACTGTTCCGCCCAATCCTCCGTCGTGGTCTGGGGATAGATATGCTCTATCGAAATCGTGTCTTTATTGCTCTTTAAGAGGTCGGACCAATCCACCTTCTTCTGGCGGCTGCGGGATAGAAGGCTCAATTCATACTCATAGAGGAAATAGCGCAACCCGGACCACCCATAGAACCCGTCGCCGTTGGCGAATTTCTTCTCCAGCACGTTGTACAGGCTCCCCAAGCGGAAATGGCCTTCGTCATCAAAAGCGAACAACATGCGCTGGTCCAGCTGCTCCGCGATTTCCGACAAGGTAGCCTCACCGCGATCCACTGCGCGGGCAAAGTTGTAGAACTCGCTGCTGCGGTAGTTCGAGCGAGTGACCGTCATTCTGAAGACGATGAAGATGAACCGCTCTATCCGCTTGAAAAGGCCTATCCGTGCGGCCTCGTCTGGAATGTTCTTTAGGACTGCCATGACCAGCGGCCGAAAGTAGCCCATGCCGACGCGGGTCAGACGCTGCAGCCATGTCGTCTCCTGCGCAGACAGGTTCCCGGCCAGTTCGGGGTAGAAGGAAGCGAACCAATAGAGGGATGATTGCTTGAGACTGAGCACGTAATCGCGGATCTCGGTCGGCCTAAGTTCCGCAGTCTCGCGAAGCGGCTCCGTGATATCGCCGTTGACATCCTCCTCACCTGCATCAATCTCCTCTTCCCACGACTGCTCGTCAGTCTGCTCCAGGTCAACCTCGTGAACGACCTTGCGATGGACCCGCTGCGCGGTGAATTGCTCATCCAGCAAGAAGCGGATGTAGTCTCTGCCAGTTTGTCTGGAGTACTTGAAGTACATGGTCCAATGAGCGCGCAGGAAGTCATCATCGTTCAAAGGCTTGAGCTTGTTGCGGCCCAACTGGTGGTAGACTTCCTTCCACGTATCATTGATGGAATCTCGAAGGCTTTTACGTTCCGCCAGATCAAGCTCGTCGTCGGTATACAGAGTGGTTAAGTAAATCAGACGGTTCTTCAAGAGTTCTAGGTCAGATAGCTTCTTGCCCCGGTTATTCATCGTCTCAAAGGCAACGAAGACATCGAACTCGTCCTTAATGATGTACTCGTTGAACAGAAATCGTTTCGTCAGGGTGCGGTAGAGCTCGTGCAAGCCTTGGACGCCTTCGTTTTCGTGCCACCCACGCAGCTGCTCAAGGAAGAACAGCTTTGCGTTGCTGAGGTTCAGCGTGTAGAAGGTCTCATGGACGGTACCCCCGCCGTCTTCATTCATGATGCGATACCGCATATATTGGTAACTTGGATTGTCGTCCGTGTACCCGAACTTGTAGGTCCGGTACTGATCGCCCTGTGGCTTGACCATGAAGAGGAACTTCTTCTGGACCCCGTCAATGCTCAGAGTGTCTGCGATGTAAATCTCGTGGTTAGGCTTGCCACTGGAGTCTGGCAAATCTCGCACCAACTCGACGAAAGCCTGAAGAAAGATAATGAAGGTGGTTAGCCGCTGCTGACCGTCTACAACATGGTACAGCTTGTAGGAATGGTCGTCGATTAGCCAGAACTCTTTCTCGTCAGCGTTGACGGTGGTGGATGGAATCTCTTTAAGCGTCAAGACGCCGGTGTAATGCGACCGCCCGTCGGGTAGATTCACCAGGTCTTCCCAGAACGCTTCCAACTGTTCGCGACCCCAAGCGTATCCCCGCTGGTAATCCGGGATACGGAAGAGCTTTTCTTTGAAGACGCTGTCAAGAGAACGTGGTTCATCCATTACTAGACCCTGCCTTCCTCAGATGCCCAATTCGTCCGTGATTGCCTCACTTGTGGAACCAGCAGTT encodes:
- a CDS encoding DUF262 domain-containing protein, with translation MDEPRSLDSVFKEKLFRIPDYQRGYAWGREQLEAFWEDLVNLPDGRSHYTGVLTLKEIPSTTVNADEKEFWLIDDHSYKLYHVVDGQQRLTTFIIFLQAFVELVRDLPDSSGKPNHEIYIADTLSIDGVQKKFLFMVKPQGDQYRTYKFGYTDDNPSYQYMRYRIMNEDGGGTVHETFYTLNLSNAKLFFLEQLRGWHENEGVQGLHELYRTLTKRFLFNEYIIKDEFDVFVAFETMNNRGKKLSDLELLKNRLIYLTTLYTDDELDLAERKSLRDSINDTWKEVYHQLGRNKLKPLNDDDFLRAHWTMYFKYSRQTGRDYIRFLLDEQFTAQRVHRKVVHEVDLEQTDEQSWEEEIDAGEEDVNGDITEPLRETAELRPTEIRDYVLSLKQSSLYWFASFYPELAGNLSAQETTWLQRLTRVGMGYFRPLVMAVLKNIPDEAARIGLFKRIERFIFIVFRMTVTRSNYRSSEFYNFARAVDRGEATLSEIAEQLDQRMLFAFDDEGHFRLGSLYNVLEKKFANGDGFYGWSGLRYFLYEYELSLLSRSRQKKVDWSDLLKSNKDTISIEHIYPQTTTEDWAEQFQGLDEIAQSAYKCSLGNLLLLSSAINSSLQNDSFEEKKRPQFHTDGSKARNGYADGSHSEIEVAAEAIWGPAQICARGMKLLSFMEKRWMLPLPGETQRWKMLFPKLASESKDDPAGKEHP
- a CDS encoding DEAD/DEAH box helicase family protein, with the protein product MEQESYTRSNRIDQQLRSAGWLPRSQRLLEEFVLKATVEGDCTEFADYALLDQQKAPIAIVEAKRSSRSALEGERQAADYARRIAADCGTEPFVFLANGNEIWFWDSSLYPPRKVSGFYSPGDLDRLRFIRSYRQPLGGADVDVNIAGRAYQIEAIKTIAERIETSRRRFLLVMATGTGKTRTVIALIELLLRRKWIQRVLFLADRRELVKQALDAFKEHLPQVPRGWVESGEVDPAARVLAATYPGMMATYQRLSPGYFDLIVADESHRSIYNRYKAILDHFDSIHVGLTATPTDFIDHNTFELFECEDGLPTFHYSYDEAIHDGHLVPYRPVHVAKTGFQVEGLKPGTLPPEIAKELKEQGIEPSELDFEGTDFEKRITNTGTNDAIVREFMDVSIKDAVGTLPGKTIIFAVSHNHALELYQSFNRLYPDLQRRGLAKVIDSRMERADKTLDDFKNRDFPRVAISVDMLDTGIDVPAIRNLVFAKPVFSQVKFWQMIGRGTRPWKDPLSGKAKKDFLIIDHWDNFAYFQVNPAGHGETPAAEPLPTRTFRLRVEAMEILAGRGEAELAQCECNALRAMLRDVPLDNVNVAPHADEIRHLIDKPDAWLPLDEAKYKHLVLTIAPLLRFSSASGYTTLQFENLTQSLAVAALKAEVEEIQRLRVRTLENLSLLPHDLPEIRAVADELNRAMSDEYWQPVDYERVIHIHRVFSPVMRFRARRETGQLVRLSVRDEIRDRHWIIFGPSGEGAFADTYRQQVEAFVRDLAEQSPALQKLREGGTLSDYECDEIGHVLERPDLFITEERLRELYHQPSADLRAFLGHILGIAALPSREKQVSEAFDGWVTAHPKLNATQLMFVRTLRQAVLSRAQVRTVEQLHQSPFTRIGDPEKLFDRNTLKELIKLAAESAA